Below is a genomic region from Neorhizobium galegae.
ACGTCGCATCCAGGCAAGGATATTCGGCCGCGAGATCACGTGGCTGCGCACCGAGGCGGCAAACAGGCCGTAGAGGACGAAGACACCGAAGGTCATCAGCATGAAGACGAGGCTGAGTTCAGCCATGCGCAGAACGGGTGCTGCCTCGTCCCGACCGACAAACTGCGGCAGGAAGGCGAAGAAGAAGATCGACAGTTTCGGGTTGAGCGCATTGGCAAGGATTGCCGACACGATGACTTGGCCAACGGATTTCGGCGTCCGGTCCGTCGCGACGGTCAGCGCGCCCTTTTCCTTCAACACCTGCCAGGCCATGAACAGCAGATAGGCGACGCCGAGATATTTGATGATTTCGAAGGCCAGGGCGCTGGCATGCAGCAGCGCTGCGAGGCCCGAGATTGCCGCGATCATGTGCGGCAGGGTGCCGAGCGTGCAGCCGAAGGCGGCGACAACGCTCGCCCGCGCGCCACGCGACAGGCCGGCGGCGAGCGTGATCAGCACGCCGGTGCCCGGCGACGCGACGACGATGAGGGAAGTGATCAGGAATTCCGGGCTCATGGGTGATCCTTTCAAGAGGTTTTCCCATGGCTACCGAAGAACCCCACACCGATCTTGAACGAAATTGCAGGCCGGCGATTGCTTGGAGGGGCCCAGGAACCTATCGTCGCGCCATCTCATTGCGGACCGGATCTCATGACCTCTTCTCCCAAAGACCTCGACATCGGCTATGACCTGCCGGCCTCCGTCGGCGACACGATCGACGACATCCAGACGCCGGCGCTGATCATCGATCTCGACGCCTTCGAGCGGAATGTCGGTCGGATGAAAGCCTATGCAAAGGCAATGGGTGTGCGGCTGCGTCCGCATGCCAAAACCCACAAGTCGGCAGATATCGCGCTTTACCAGATGGCAAACGGCGGGGCCGTCGGCATCTGCTGCCAGAAAGTATCCGAGGCGGAAGCACTGGTGCGCGGTGGCGTGACCGACGTGCTCGTCGCCAACGAGGTCGCCGATCCGAAGAAGATCGATAGGCTGGCGCGGCTCGCAAAGAGCGCCCATGTCACCGTCTGCATCGACGATCCGGCAGTCGTTGCAACGCTTTCGGAAGCGGCTATCCGGCATGGCGTGACGCTCGACGTACTGGTGGAGATCGATTGCGGAGCCCACCGCTGTGGCGTTCTGCCCGGCGCACCGGCCGTCGAACTCGCAAAAACGGTCGCCGCCGCGCCGAACCTCGCCTTCGTCGGTATCCAGGCCTATCACGGCAGCGCCCAGCATATCTACGATCCGGCCGAGCGCCGCGCCGCCATCGACAAGGCGATCGGCATGGCGCGGGAAACGGCCGAGCTGCTGCGCGACGCGGGGCTGGAACCGAAGATCATCACCGGCGCGGGGACCGGCACCCACAATCTCGAAGGCGCGTCCGGCCTCTACAACGAAATCCAGCCGGGCTCCTACATCTTCATGGATGCCGATTATGCCCGCGTCCGCGCGACGGAGGGTAACGGCACGGTCGGCAGCTTCGAGCATGCGCTGTTCGTACTGACCTCGATCATGAGCAAGCCGGCCTCCGGCCGCGCCGTCTGCGATGCGGGGCTGAAGGCCCATTCAATCGACAGCGGCCTGCCGACCGTCTTCGAACGACCCGACCTCAAATTCGTCAGCGCATCGGACGAACACGGCAAGATCGAGGACCCGCAGGATACGCTGAAGCTCAACGACCGACTGCTCCTCGTTCCGGGCCATTGCGACCCGACATGCAATCTCTACGACTGGTATGTCTGTGTGCGGAACGGCCGCGTCGAGGCGCTCTGGCCGGTCACCGCCCGAGGCAAGCTCTACTAGAACCGGTGGATGCGCAGGCCCAGCACCTTTTCCGAGATGATCACCACCGCCATCGTCAGCACGATCGAGCAGGTCGAGACGGCCGCCGCTTCCGGCGTGAAATTGGTGCGCAGATAATCGAACAGCTGGATCGGCAGCGTCGACATGCCGACACCCTTCAGCATGAAGGAAATGGTGAAGACGTCGAACGAGATGATGAAGGCGAACAGGCAGCCGCCGATGACGCCAGGCTTGATCAGCGGCAGCATGATCCGCCGGAAGCGGGTGAACCGCCCTGCCCCGAGGCTCTGCGCCGCAAGGCTCCAGGCCGGATCATAGCTTTCCATCGAGGCCGACACGTTGATGAACACGAAGGGCAGCGTGATCAGCACATGGCCGACGATCATGCCGACCAGGTTCTGCGTGCCGAGGCCGACCGAATAGACGAAGAACAGCAGCGAGATTGCGGTCAGCACTTCCGGCAGCAGCAGCGGCGCCAGCATGGCGACCCGTACCGTTTCCTTGAGCTTGCCGGCGTGCGTCACGTAGAACATCGCCGCCATCGTGCCGATGATGCCGGAGATCACAGTGGTCAGTGCCGCGATCCACAGCGAGGTGCGGATCGCCCGCATGAACACCTCGTTGTTGAAGAAAACGAGGTACCAGCGGAAGGAGAGCCCCTGCGGCGGGAAGGTGAGGAAAGCGCCGGCATTGAACGAGGCAATCACCACGACCGCGATCGGCGCCAACAGGAAAGCGTAGATGATCAGGCAATAGACGGTGAAGAACGGTTTCGACATGTCTCTATGCCTTCCATTTCATGACGGTCAGCCGCCCGAAGAAAACGACGAAGATCGCACCCGTCACCGACAGCATCAACGCCAGCGCCGAACCGAACGGCCACTGGAACGTATCGATCAGCGCATCCACCACCGTCACCGCCATGGTCTTGACGCGCAAGCCGCCGATCAGCGACGGCGTCACATAGGCGCTGAGCGACAGGACGAAGACGAGGATGCAGCCGGCCTGGATGCCCGGCAGCGACAGCGGCAGGGTGATGCGCCGGAAGGAGGTGATCTTCGACGCCCCGAGCGAACGGGCAGCCGCTTCGAGCGACGGATCTATGCCCTGGATGGCGCTCATGATCGGCAGGATCATGAAAGGCAGGAAGACATGCACCAGCGCGATGATGATGCCGAGCGCATTGTACATCAGCGGCAGCGGCCCATCGATCAGGCCCCAGCCGGTCAGCGTGCGGTTGATGATGCCATTATTGCCGAGCAGGATCGTCCAGCCATAACTGCGGATGACGATGCCGACGAGAAGCGGCGACAGCACCAGCGCGTAGCCGACAGCACGAAAAGCCGAGGCTCCGCGCGCCAGCTGCCAGGCGACCGGATAACCGAGGATCAGGCAGAGGAAGGTCGTCAGAAAGCCGATCCACAGCGTGTTGATCACCTGTTGGACATAGAAGAAATCCGAGAAGAATTTTCCGTAATTGCCAAGCGTGAAGCCCGGCCCATAGGGCGTTCCCTGCCCCGGCATACGGAAGCTCATGACGACGATATTGAGATAGGGCAGCACGAGGAAGACGCCGAGCAGGATCGCGGCGGGTGCGATCAGCAGCAGCGGTCCGAGTCGTTTCTTGGACGGAACATTCATGCGGCGCTTCCGAGCGGCCAGAAGCGATCGGCCGGCGCATGCACGAGCACCTGCTCGCCATCGGCAAACCGCGTGCGCGGGAACGTCTGCACGTTGACGACGGCGCCGGTCGCAAGCTCCAGCCGGTAATCGACAAGACTGCCGGAATAATAGCTCGACAGAACCTTGGCCGGCGCCCCTGTGGAACCTGAGTTGATCGGCAGCAACTCGACCGCTTCCGGACGCAGAGCCAGCATCAGCTCGGCACCATCGGCAAAATCTCCGCTGACCGGCACATCGCCGAAGGCCGTCGAAACGACGCGATTGCCGACCTTGCCGCGGATGATGTTCACCTGTCCGACGAACTCGGCGACCTCCAGATTGGCCGGCCGCTCGTAAATGTCGGAGGGCGTGCCGATCTGGGCGATGCGGCCGCCGAACATCACCACGACCCGGTCGGACATGGTCATTGCCTCGGCCTGGTCGTGGGTGACGTAGACTGTGGTAATGCCGACCCGGCGCTGCAGGTCGCGGATGAAGACACGCATCTCCTCGCGCAGCTTGGCGTCGAGATTGGCGAGAGGTTCGTCGAGCAGCAGAATTTTTGGCTCGATGACCAAAGCGCGGGCAAGCGCCACGCGCTGCTGCTGGCCGCCGGAAAGCTGGCGCGGATAACGCTCCGAATAGCCCGTGAGCTGCACCATATCCAGCACCTTGGCGATGCGGGTGCGGATCTCGTCCTTTGGAAGCTTCCGCATCTCAAGCCCGAAAGCGAGGTTCTTTTCGACCGTCATATGCGGAAAGAGCGCATAGTTCTGGAAGACCATGCCGATATCGCGCTCTTCGACCGGCACATGCACGACGTCTCGCCCGTCGAAGCGGATCGCGCCCGCGGTCGCATCCTCGAAACCGGCGATCATCTTCAGCGTCGTCGTCTTGCCGCAACCGGACGGCCCGAGCAGCGAGATGAACTCGCCCTCGGCTATCCTGATCGAAATGCTGTTGACCGCAGGACCCTGCCCGTAGTCCTTGGTCAGCTTTTCGATGCTAACCTCTGTCATGAAATTCCACTTTCCAATTGAAGTGCCTGACCCGAAAAAAGCCGATCATGATCTGCTTTTGAAGGCAGACCATGATCGCAGCGGGGGAAATCACTTGATGGTCTTCGCCCAGCGTTCGGCGAGCTCGCCCTGCTTTTCGTTGACGAAGTTCCAGTCCCAGGTGAGGATCTTGTCCATGTCGGCACCGGAAACCGGCACGTCGACCTTGAGATCCGCTGGCACGATCACCTTGGAATTGGTCGGCGAGATGAAGAACTCCTTCATCATCATCCCTTGTACTTCCGGCGACAGCAGGAAGTTGGCGTACTGGTAGGCCAGCTCTTTTTCCGGCGCGTTGGCGAGGATGTTGATGGTCTGATCGAACATGAACATCCCTTCCTCCGGGATGATACAGTCGACCGGCAGGCCCTGGCGGCGCAGGCGAGCGATCTCGCCGAAGTCGAAGGGTGCGACGACGATCTCGCCGGAGGCAAGGCCGGTCGACATGTTGAAATCCACCTGGATCACCGAGCCCAGCTTTTGAAGCGCTGCAAAACCGGCATCGACGTCGTACTGGTCCTTGCCGAAGATCTTCGAGAACAGCAGCAGTTCCATCTTGCCGGCGCTGTTGGCGAAGTTGTAGAGGCCGATCTTGCCCTTGAACTCCGGATTGTTCCAGAGGTCCTTCCAGGACTTCGGCTTGGTCTTCACCAGGTCCGTGCGGTAGCCGATGCCGATCGGCGAAACGGCGCCGATCGCGCCCCAGCCGTCGGTCTTCTTGGCGAGCGGATAGAGGTCGGCGTAGTTCGGCAGCTTGGTGAGGTCGAGCTTCTCGAAGAAACCTTCCTTGCGCAGGCCCGAAGCGAAGACCTCGTTGGTCATCACCATCGAATAGGGAGGCTTGGCGGCCCCCGCCGCCCGCAGGTTGGCGCCCCAGACACGGCCGTTGCCGACGTCGAGCGTCACGGCGACGCCGGTCTGTTTGGTGAAGGCGGGACCGACGGTCGAACGCCAGTACTGTTCCCACACCCCGCCGAGCGTCGGCACGACCAGCGTCTTGGCTTGAGCCCGCGCCGGAAGGCCGAAAAGGCCGGCCGCAGCGAATGCACCCATTCCGGCAAGCGTTTGCCGCCTTGTCAAATCCATCATGTTCAGTTCCCCTTGTTACGGTCTTACGAGACCTTGCTGTGCCGGCGGTTCTCCGCTTCTGCGCACGAAATTGGTCGATGATCAGCCTTTGGAAAAAGCCTGCTTCGTCTTCAGGTCGATGTATTCGCCATAGGTGATCGGCTCATATTTGGCACCACCCTTTACGAACGGCTCCAGGCACTCGATCACCGTATCCTTGGACGGATTGAGGAAGAACGGGATCGACTGACGACGCGCCGTGCCCTTAAAACCGGTTGGTGGATTGGCAACGCGGTGCGGCGTCGAGACCCATTCGTCATTCGTCCAGCGCATGAAGGCGTCGGCGATGTTGATCACATAAGCCCCTTCGATCGACGGCGCATCCAGCCAGTCGCCGTTGCGGTTGCGCACCTGCAGCCCACCGGCGGATGCCTCCGAGCGCAGGATGGTCATGAAGCCGTAATCGGTGTGGACGCCGGCGCGCATCTGGCCCGGCAGCGGCGATTCGTCCTGTTCCGGATAATTGATGACGCGCAGCGCCGAGAGATGGTTTTCGAAGGAAGGTTCGAAATAAGACTGATCGAGCCCGATCGCCTGGCAGAAGATGCGGCGCATATGCTTGGCAAGGATTTCCATTTCCTTGAAATAGTCGCGGAACGCCCGCTCCAGCCCGTCCGGCCGGTCCGGCCAGGTGTCGCCGGGAAGGTTCTGGCCGAAGTTCAGGCTTTCCTTGTAGTCGCCGGGCGTCTTGATGCCGAGGGTGGCGGCAAGCGCCTCTTCGGCGATCGGCGAAAACGCGACGCCGCCCGGAACGCCGGTGCCGCGGCCCTGGGTCTTCTTCCAATCCTGCGGGTAATCGAAGAAGGCGCGGGCGAGATTGTAGAGCCTCGACGTCGCCTCCGGCGAAACGCCGTGGCCGGTGACGAGAAAAAAACCGGTGTCGCGGCAGGCCGTCTCGATGGCTTTGACGACGGCGGCAGCGCCGGCTTCGTTGCGGATGAAGGAGCCCACGTCGATGACGGGGATGCTGGGAACGGCACCATTGGATGACACAGGATTGGCGCTCGAAACGGGCATGACCTTCCTCCAATTTACATCTGACAAACAGATGTTGACAAAAACATCTGTTGTTGTCCATAACAAAATTAACGAAGTTGCAACGTGGTTCTCTCGCCTCAAGGACGATCGACTGAACATGGATGACCTTGCGCCACAGGAAGCGGCCGTCCTGGCAATCATCAAGGACAACCCGTTCGCGGGCCAGCAGGAGATCGCCACCATGCTCGGGCTGGCGCGCTCCACGGTCGCCGCCCACATCGTGCAGCTCATGCAGAAAGGTTACATCCTCGGCCGCGGCTACGTAATGCCGGCCGAGACCCGCGCCGTCTGCATCGGCGGCGCCGTGCTCGACCGCAAATACCGCGCCAAGCAGGAATTCGTCTTCGAAACCTCCAATCCGGTCGATGGCGTGCGCAGCCTCGGCGGCGTTGCCCGCAACGTCGCGGAAAACCTCGCACTTCTCGGCACCACCACCAGTTTCGTCTCGATCGTCGGTGATGACGAAGGCGGCCGCGCCGTGGTGAAGCACATGCGCGACCGCGGCATCGATGTCAGCCAGATCATCACCACCACCGAGCGCCCGACGGCGGAATATGCCGCCATCCTCGACACCAAGGGCGACCTCGTGCTCGGCATTGCCGACATGAGCATTTTCGACCTGCTGCTGCCGAGCCATATCGAGCGCATCTGGCCGCATCTCGCCGCCGCAAGCTGGGTGTTTTCCGACTGCAACCTGCCGGCCGAAACGCTTTCCGCGTTGATCGCCAAACGCCAGGGCGCCCGTTTCAAGCTGGCGATCGACGCGGTCTCGACACCCAAGGCGGCTCGTCTGCCAAGGGATCTCACCGGCATCGACCTGCTGTTCATGAATATCGACGAGGCCAATGCGGTCCTCGGACGCAAGGCGCATGAAACGATCGACGACGCCAAAGAAGCGGCGCTTGCCCTGCAGGCCGCCGGCGCCCGCGAGGCGGTCGTCACCATGGGTCCGCGCGGCATCGCGGTTGCCGGCACCGAAGGCGCCCGCACCTTCCCGGCCGTGCATGCCCGGCCGATCGACATCACCGGCGCCGGAGATGCTATGATCGCCGGCACGCTGCACCGGATCCTGCACGGCGAAGACACCTACACTGCGGCCCGCACCGGCGCGCTGCTCGGCACGCTGACCACCGAAAGCACGGCGAGCGTCCATACGGAATTGTCCGAACGCTTCCTGGAAGCCAATATGCACCGACTGGCTGGCTAATTTCCGGCCGCTCGAAACGATCTAAGGAATACCGAAATGGCCCTTATCAAACCGAAGCTGAGCCGCGAAGTGGCCGAAACGATCGCAGCCGGCGGCCCGGTCGTGGCGCTGGAATCGACCATCATTACCCACGGCATGCCCTACCCTGCGAACCTCGAAACGGCCCTTGGTGTCGAAGCGGTGATCCGCGAGAACGGCGCGATCCCGGCAACCATCGCCGTCGTCAACGGCGAGCTGCGCGTTGGCCTCGAACACAGCGAACTGGAAGAACTGGCCCGGGCCAAGGGTGTGGTAAAAGCCTCCGGCCGCGACCTTGCCGTCGCCATGGTCCGCGGCCAGTCGGCCGGCACCACCGTATCCGCCACCATGCTGATGGCCGATCTCGCCGGCATCGACATTTTCGCCACTGGCGGCGTCGGCGGCGTGCATCGCGGCGCCGAACAGACATTCGATATTTCCGCCGACCTGACCGAACTCGGCCGCACCAGGACCGCCGTCGTCTGCGCCGGCGTCAAGTCGATCCTCGATATCGCCAAGACGCTGGAATATCTCGAAACCCAGCGCGTGCCGGTGATCGCTTACGGCACCGACGACTTCCCGGCCTTCTTCACCCGTAAAAGCGGCTTCAAGGCCGACCACAGGCTCGATACGCCGGAAGAGATCGCCAAGGCGATGTATCTGCACCACCAGCTCGGCACCGGCACCGGTCTGATGATCGCCAACCCTATCCCGGAGGCAGCAGCCCTCACCCCTGATTTCATCGACGGCACGATATCCGACGCGGTGCGGGAGGCGGAGGAACGCGGCATCGGCCGCAAGGAGCTGACGCCCTTCCTGCTCGCCCGCATCAACGAACTGTCCAAGGGCGAAAGCCTGAAGGCCAATATCGAGCTGGTGAGGAACAATGCGCGGCTCGCCGCGAAGATGGCCGTCGCCTACGCGGCACTCAAGAAAGCCGGCAAATAGTTCAAAAATAAGGGGAACTGCCATGAGCTACGAGACGATCCTGTACGAGAAGGATGCCACCGACAAGTTCGCGACGATCACCATCAATCGCCCCGACAAGATGAATGCGATGAACAAGACGGTGATCCGCGAGATCGACGCGGCGGTTGCCGCGGCCGTCGCCGATCCGGACGTCAATGCGCTCGTCATCACCGGCACCGGGCGCGCCTTCTCCTCCGGCTACGACCTCCAGGGCGGCGATTT
It encodes:
- a CDS encoding LysE family translocator, with protein sequence MSPEFLITSLIVVASPGTGVLITLAAGLSRGARASVVAAFGCTLGTLPHMIAAISGLAALLHASALAFEIIKYLGVAYLLFMAWQVLKEKGALTVATDRTPKSVGQVIVSAILANALNPKLSIFFFAFLPQFVGRDEAAPVLRMAELSLVFMLMTFGVFVLYGLFAASVRSHVISRPNILAWMRRIFAGAFVVLGARLALSAR
- a CDS encoding isopenicillin N synthase family dioxygenase, with translation MPVSSANPVSSNGAVPSIPVIDVGSFIRNEAGAAAVVKAIETACRDTGFFLVTGHGVSPEATSRLYNLARAFFDYPQDWKKTQGRGTGVPGGVAFSPIAEEALAATLGIKTPGDYKESLNFGQNLPGDTWPDRPDGLERAFRDYFKEMEILAKHMRRIFCQAIGLDQSYFEPSFENHLSALRVINYPEQDESPLPGQMRAGVHTDYGFMTILRSEASAGGLQVRNRNGDWLDAPSIEGAYVINIADAFMRWTNDEWVSTPHRVANPPTGFKGTARRQSIPFFLNPSKDTVIECLEPFVKGGAKYEPITYGEYIDLKTKQAFSKG
- a CDS encoding DSD1 family PLP-dependent enzyme → MTSSPKDLDIGYDLPASVGDTIDDIQTPALIIDLDAFERNVGRMKAYAKAMGVRLRPHAKTHKSADIALYQMANGGAVGICCQKVSEAEALVRGGVTDVLVANEVADPKKIDRLARLAKSAHVTVCIDDPAVVATLSEAAIRHGVTLDVLVEIDCGAHRCGVLPGAPAVELAKTVAAAPNLAFVGIQAYHGSAQHIYDPAERRAAIDKAIGMARETAELLRDAGLEPKIITGAGTGTHNLEGASGLYNEIQPGSYIFMDADYARVRATEGNGTVGSFEHALFVLTSIMSKPASGRAVCDAGLKAHSIDSGLPTVFERPDLKFVSASDEHGKIEDPQDTLKLNDRLLLVPGHCDPTCNLYDWYVCVRNGRVEALWPVTARGKLY
- a CDS encoding ABC transporter substrate-binding protein; translated protein: MMDLTRRQTLAGMGAFAAAGLFGLPARAQAKTLVVPTLGGVWEQYWRSTVGPAFTKQTGVAVTLDVGNGRVWGANLRAAGAAKPPYSMVMTNEVFASGLRKEGFFEKLDLTKLPNYADLYPLAKKTDGWGAIGAVSPIGIGYRTDLVKTKPKSWKDLWNNPEFKGKIGLYNFANSAGKMELLLFSKIFGKDQYDVDAGFAALQKLGSVIQVDFNMSTGLASGEIVVAPFDFGEIARLRRQGLPVDCIIPEEGMFMFDQTINILANAPEKELAYQYANFLLSPEVQGMMMKEFFISPTNSKVIVPADLKVDVPVSGADMDKILTWDWNFVNEKQGELAERWAKTIK
- a CDS encoding pseudouridine-5'-phosphate glycosidase — translated: MALIKPKLSREVAETIAAGGPVVALESTIITHGMPYPANLETALGVEAVIRENGAIPATIAVVNGELRVGLEHSELEELARAKGVVKASGRDLAVAMVRGQSAGTTVSATMLMADLAGIDIFATGGVGGVHRGAEQTFDISADLTELGRTRTAVVCAGVKSILDIAKTLEYLETQRVPVIAYGTDDFPAFFTRKSGFKADHRLDTPEEIAKAMYLHHQLGTGTGLMIANPIPEAAALTPDFIDGTISDAVREAEERGIGRKELTPFLLARINELSKGESLKANIELVRNNARLAAKMAVAYAALKKAGK
- a CDS encoding ABC transporter permease, which encodes MNVPSKKRLGPLLLIAPAAILLGVFLVLPYLNIVVMSFRMPGQGTPYGPGFTLGNYGKFFSDFFYVQQVINTLWIGFLTTFLCLILGYPVAWQLARGASAFRAVGYALVLSPLLVGIVIRSYGWTILLGNNGIINRTLTGWGLIDGPLPLMYNALGIIIALVHVFLPFMILPIMSAIQGIDPSLEAAARSLGASKITSFRRITLPLSLPGIQAGCILVFVLSLSAYVTPSLIGGLRVKTMAVTVVDALIDTFQWPFGSALALMLSVTGAIFVVFFGRLTVMKWKA
- a CDS encoding carbohydrate kinase; this encodes MDDLAPQEAAVLAIIKDNPFAGQQEIATMLGLARSTVAAHIVQLMQKGYILGRGYVMPAETRAVCIGGAVLDRKYRAKQEFVFETSNPVDGVRSLGGVARNVAENLALLGTTTSFVSIVGDDEGGRAVVKHMRDRGIDVSQIITTTERPTAEYAAILDTKGDLVLGIADMSIFDLLLPSHIERIWPHLAAASWVFSDCNLPAETLSALIAKRQGARFKLAIDAVSTPKAARLPRDLTGIDLLFMNIDEANAVLGRKAHETIDDAKEAALALQAAGAREAVVTMGPRGIAVAGTEGARTFPAVHARPIDITGAGDAMIAGTLHRILHGEDTYTAARTGALLGTLTTESTASVHTELSERFLEANMHRLAG
- a CDS encoding ABC transporter ATP-binding protein, giving the protein MTEVSIEKLTKDYGQGPAVNSISIRIAEGEFISLLGPSGCGKTTTLKMIAGFEDATAGAIRFDGRDVVHVPVEERDIGMVFQNYALFPHMTVEKNLAFGLEMRKLPKDEIRTRIAKVLDMVQLTGYSERYPRQLSGGQQQRVALARALVIEPKILLLDEPLANLDAKLREEMRVFIRDLQRRVGITTVYVTHDQAEAMTMSDRVVVMFGGRIAQIGTPSDIYERPANLEVAEFVGQVNIIRGKVGNRVVSTAFGDVPVSGDFADGAELMLALRPEAVELLPINSGSTGAPAKVLSSYYSGSLVDYRLELATGAVVNVQTFPRTRFADGEQVLVHAPADRFWPLGSAA
- a CDS encoding ABC transporter permease, with amino-acid sequence MSKPFFTVYCLIIYAFLLAPIAVVVIASFNAGAFLTFPPQGLSFRWYLVFFNNEVFMRAIRTSLWIAALTTVISGIIGTMAAMFYVTHAGKLKETVRVAMLAPLLLPEVLTAISLLFFVYSVGLGTQNLVGMIVGHVLITLPFVFINVSASMESYDPAWSLAAQSLGAGRFTRFRRIMLPLIKPGVIGGCLFAFIISFDVFTISFMLKGVGMSTLPIQLFDYLRTNFTPEAAAVSTCSIVLTMAVVIISEKVLGLRIHRF